The following coding sequences lie in one Silene latifolia isolate original U9 population chromosome 5, ASM4854445v1, whole genome shotgun sequence genomic window:
- the LOC141657634 gene encoding uncharacterized protein LOC141657634 — protein MLSLSSQTGRVRKADMKQRGNQTLQKKIMDSEDSDEDYVAEADEVDEQSDDLDSLVGDTLVEESCFEEEEENGWRTVGKSKQRAKKAVSKSRKNGLNRSKKRRKVSHADDDDSDDDEFKPDEFESLEEEEEEEEEEEEEEVVEEEEEEEEEEYEEEEEEEEAEEEKEEEDDDDDDEKDEREGVWRTVAKPKLRTRKGSRKSGKVVVNRSKKRRKVICGDDDDSDDLDDVEFAPNEFEHLDDDDDDVEEEEEEEEEEERFPKAKSKTKKRRTTSKRKTSVRRAGTARKASKQGRKKKGSAVRNQKKRKRGHRKKRATVDSDLDICSDSSDREFTISEEEREQVREADLYCRALATNLRSSRKIQEDEAFCKPNKPPARKGKEKAEETRNDIGKPVCGICLTEEGKSSVRGTLNCCTHFFCFACIMEWSKVETRCPLCKQRFVTISKATRCGKGFDQKKTVVTVPERDQVYQPSEEELRDFLNPYENVICTECHQGGDDALMLLCDVCDSPAHTYCVGLGREVPEGNWYCDGCRPAVLASSQPQFQGLMAEQRAGASASDRQTTYENMSEIDLNVTIPETPLSQGDGLLASPRFSGGGLQLPSPGSGIGVSTVSGRRRIHRQIHYILSNRMSQTGGELSSLGNIIGLGVNTTFHHGRAHVGTSHSVQQFGRYNGSYSHSMPNMDSGLERLGNMTRHVSQPLPDADGLSHGHRAWSGLDSIHLEATQSQLSTRGTLQPCTSRSSMGPDTGGLSSENRENEHANCVKREVHSIVENQLQSMTRSMSFGDNIYLEIIKRSEHTIMAAYRLEPQRRDTFVVHPPICTHLLGMLANVETSPMNGCCLVCFQGFVKLVVKSFVDIMMAPHYDFRY, from the exons ATGCTTTCTCTCTCCTCTCAG ACGGGGAGAGTAAGGAAGGCTGATATGAAGCAAAGAGGTAACCAAACATTGCAGAAAAAAATTATGGATTCCGAGGATTCTGACGAAGACTATGTGGCAGAAGCCGATGAAGTAGATGAGCAGTCTGATGATTTGGATTCCTTAGTAGGAGATACTTTAGTAGAAGAAAGCTGCTTTGAGGAGGAAGAGGAAAATGGTTGGAGAACTGTGGGAAAATCAAAACAGAGAGCTAAAAAAGCAGTTTCAAAATctaggaaaaatggtttaaacagatcaaagaagagaagaaaagttAGTCATGCCGATGatgatgactcagatgatgatGAGTTTAAACCTGATGAATTTGAATCtctagaggaggaggaggaggaggaggaggaagaagaagaggaggaggtggtggaggaggaggaggaggaggaggaggaagagtatgaagaggaggaagaggaggaagaagcagaagaagaaaaagaagaagaagatgacgatgatgatgatgaaaaagATGAAAGAGAAGGTGTGTGGAGAACTGTGGCAAAACCAAAACTAAGGACTCGGAAAGGATCTCGAAAATCTGGGAAAGTTGTTGTGAATAGgtcaaagaagagaagaaaagttATATGTGGCGATGATGATGACTCGGATGACTTGGATGATGTTGAGTTTGCACCCAACGAATTTGAACatttggatgatgatgatgatgatgttgaggaggaggaggaggaggaagaggaggaggaacgaTTTCCAAAGGCAAAGtcaaagaccaagaaaaggaGAACCACATCAAAGAGGAAAACTTCTGTGAGAAGAGCAGGGACAGCAAGGAAAGCTTCTAAACAGGGAAGGAAAAAAAAGGGATCGGCTGTTAGAAACCAGAAAAAAAGAAAACGTGGACATAGAAAGAAAAGAGCGACTGTTGATTCGGATTTAGATATTTGCTCTGACTCATCTGACCGTGAGTTCACTATATCCGAGGAAGAAAGGGAGCAAGTCAGAGAAGCCGACCTGTATTGTAGAGCCTTGGCCACAAATTTGAGAAGTTCAAGAAAAATACAGGAAGATGAAGCCTTTTGTAAGCCAAATAAACCTCCTGCCAGGAAAGGCAAAGAGAAGGCAGAGGAAACAAGAAATGATATCGGGAAGCCTGTTTGTGGCATTTGCTTAACAGAAGAGGGAAAAAGCTCTGTCCGGGGAACACTTAACTGTTGTACACATTTtttctgttttgcatgcattatgGAATGGTCAAAAGTCGAAACGCGTTGCCCATTGTGTAAGCAGAGATTCGTGACGATAAGTAAGGCCACGAGATGCGGTAAAGGGTTTGATCAAAAGAAGACGGTGGTAACAGTTCCTGAGCGTGATCAG GTTTACCAACCTTCTGAAGAGGAACTTCGGGACTTTTTAAATCCTTACGAAAATGTCATATGTACTGAGTGCCATCAAGGTGGAGATGATGCCCTCATGTTGCTTTGTGATGTTTGTGATTCACCAGCGCACACATACTGCGTTGGTCTTGGACGGGAAGTGCCTGAAGGAAATTGGTATTGTGATGGTTGTAGACCAGCTGTTCTTGCTTCATCACAGCCTCAATTTCAGGGTCTCATGGCCGAACAACGAGCAGGTGCTAGTGCTTCTGATAGACAGACGACGTATGAGAACATGTCGGAAATAGACCTCAATGTGACAATTCCTGAAACACCCTTAAGTCAAGGAGATGGGCTTCTCGCCTCTCCGAGGTTTTCTGGAGGTGGCCTTCAACTTCCTTCTCCAGGTTCTGGCATTGGGGTATCTACTGTTTCAGGAAGACGTAGAATACACCGTCAGATACATTATATTCTTTCAAATAGAATGAGTCAAACTGGAGGTGAATTAAGTTCTTTGGGAAATATAATAGGTCTCGGGGTTAACACAACTTTCCATCATGGTAGAGCACATGTAGGAACGTCTCATAGTGTTCAACAATTCGGTAGATATAATGGAAGTTATTCTCATAGCATGCCGAATATGGATTCTGGGCTTGAAAGACTTGGCAACATGACACGACATGTAAGTCAACCCTTACCAGACGCAGATGGTTTATCTCATGGCCACAGAGCTTGGAGTGGACTGGACAGCATACATTTGGAGGCCACTCAGTCCCAGCTATCTACTAGAGGAACACTCCAACCCTGCACCAGTAGATCAAGCATGGGACCTGACACTGGCGGGTTATCCTCAGAAAACAGGGAGAATGAACATGCAAATTGTGTGAAACGAGAAGTGCATTCAATAGTGGAAAATCAACTTCAGAGCATGACTCGAAGTATGAGCTTTG GTGACAACATTTACTTGGAGATTATAAAAAGATCTGAGCACACAATTATGGCGGCGTACAGGTTAGAGCCACAAAGGCGGGATACATTCGTAGTACATCCTCCTATTTGCACCCATCTCCTTGGTATGTTGGCTAATGTGGAGACGAGTCCAATGAACGGTTGTTGCTTAGTTTGTTTTCAGGGTTTCGTGAAACTCGTTGTAAAGAGTTTTGTGGACATAATGATGGCACCACACTATGATTTTAGATATTAG